Proteins encoded by one window of Grus americana isolate bGruAme1 chromosome 7, bGruAme1.mat, whole genome shotgun sequence:
- the MKI67 gene encoding proliferation marker protein Ki-67 isoform X2, translating into MPLFGNIVVIKRNGTDGISFPLTASSCLFGRRTECDIRIQLPQVSKEHCKIEVNENKEAILTNLSTVNPTQLNGGCFQQPVPLKHGDVLTIIDRSFRFEYPLQSTPRKRRSRSPKDETLQVLHVQQVAEVELLRKQTSGSKSLHISDNAECEEKNANENKQSTEENISKTLPVKLQTPKSSHRIHQSSKKQNEMSPFSKLYEKLKHEITVKKSLQEGNISQRAAKEDGKSVLLEPNARISSSSFVYDVGSLTKEKEIGRSENVEECKITIKQEVISSECNQISAVGSATKRSFARSPRTSVSKEVSRDVGKRSHLQDHKELSTAGKSKGIEVTTKPSKEDDGNAAFSQKPCSIECLDYADQMKIYSSAIAVDKLTQTTNTTNVSEVDKYVLSIPTPRRKSPRSHFLSPSKEISGMNPVNTDTPTTGRRVSLKHKSLSEISAETQREDSVFRNDSLKQLPLAENKCLKQRRNSKQHTPGKPLKAEVLKEICDQANFVNSQEGRSETPASFSNSKSPRRNDRQSKELSNKSVHPETLALEELASELASPAGQKSDSGRKRGRPRTSGLLTEKALETNAIEENHDKTTDRKDSGTEEELATKGNHQKQGLEDASVMRPRRLSSKRRSSGSATVLKDNEAVSEVNISGLLAEEESGKTKGISEKRKSGDLLLQPLGKRKRVSFGGHLSPELFDKSLPPNSPLKRGAIPARLSLPFGNSPRAVLKKAQGLKRFAVQELSEHLQKEKMSPKNLPSQKSPAASSPASGKATPKFTLGSPAPYTKGRFSISHITTPLPIAEEKDALAEDMNMKEKNGAQVKTPESSHINQDDKTFSTATPDKLTRSAQLALKVTPMKRRSGSVAVINAKRRSGASSANLLVAKSWAEVVKLGVARPQSKTVKKSVQKGRHVKKITQSPKTPVRKIKGHFSTGHAESPATIVVGRAYSTTVRTAGRVPKVVKNPILKLNMNMDESFTGMTEMFQTPENKSGKTLPLATVQKIDFTPTCTAVEISELQTPEESGEMMVSPLNSSDASEQTQDNPGICHFLREEESLKSMFDAIPTKTPENRKVTLEENISVDSLSVIPDKQASRIKSRSKRRTPKQKSEPVEALSGIKQLLRTPKQRSEPVETLLGVKELMKTPKQKSEPVEALSGIKQLLRTPKQRSEPVETLLGVKELMKTPKQKSEPVEALSGIKQLLRTPKQRSEPVETLSGVKELMKTPKQKSEPVEALSGIKHLLKTPEQKSEPVEVLSGIKQLMRTPQQKPEPVEVLSGIKRLMRTPPQELEPVSDEIAFKRLLKTPVQQREAVKDVAGVTLIKKTPKLKYQPVEDMIGVSRIFKSPKEKVEPIEDMFGISRLVKTPREKYQPVDDFVGLQKLMAEPRQKCSDFEVDYVGVKEMFGIPEEVKVRSVNAMDSKQKDTAPPCTNSSHNYDKGNTSQDEDSQQKESTSEDQSTQRSTRGRSRKTVHPASAKQCDKNLNLKELQGVENKSAQEEMGQISTSVAKNKARGRRTNRCIQEEIVSKHPDQEKVETLLFVEPGGATQRPGRGKRKELKELKPPSVNLESCGKDSSVQREKPANMEQTLQAYGINDILETEDDATVSVSSSIQNENCQLQTGLKKPENKSNEGGVKDSEEMLLSPRKRSRGAKKENTEPLIPPKRGRRARIDQGKQASSEDLHGTTRKLRKDPSAKMIQRDEQSLDKNTETAIAEESENRTKLEVKMTEKRVKSLRSARKHSTEVKADICGMALENIQNIQKTKETSPERDTETQSHIKSEIKVSQGDGTENAQENTTEASQRLKAESPSGETNKMPVTALNLEANSSAVQETSRTRNRRGKNDSLEKKTDEFAKDVNKLELIPPKFKSETEMDESSLKDSLGSVCVENTYQVTKDQNNPTGTSIRAANSDSLPRSHPKRTRNEQGILKAKQTEILQENQAQNSGTACRRGRGRKANFELEEASSKASGGKSSLPEDDKGITCKDGQHEASENPSSQVRRSRRKQTDSIPQIACSTFTEKQTLIADHSKDEASVKEQDSALEATPSSTEDNPQGRGKRQEVAAASQTSRSLSIGKRRGLLEGDEKKTTEREDQNPALGNKTLQAKANASARDKRKKIDLAAEAKSSSSLQRKRGLSETDDKEESTNEEQNMPLETVSCTKEKPLGRGRRKETVLASHTTNYISLRGKRGLPADNGREEAPKEDQNVPNQRRKGRRKEIALLEAPSSTSSQGKQGLSKESSRKNNDGEAKKLILENSASQEKRDPSKENSRQTITSAAVTSTSLQGLPEDGKNETPEEQQSIPLEVALSAKENPSRVGRRKTTSSKSEETSSTFLREKPGLPKDRGQKRILKVEEDASLENNSSQEKTRQLRSTRKRVQFTSEAAATTSLHKNGDLPGNVNTLETQNGCLASTGSEKNNQSGKEEANPVQQATSTSRRRKCLLPADNLASKRLKSENDENRSLQKGKRNKSKEELGEEDVRATWTAGGTDRKTRSSTRTSARTRK; encoded by the exons ATGCCGCTCTTTGGGAATATTGTTGTAATTAAACGGAATGGGACTGATGGAATTAGTTTTCCACTCACTGCAAGTTCTTGTTTATTTGGAAG GAGAACAGAATGTGATATTCGCATCCAGTTGCCTCAGGTCTCGAAAGAACATTGTAAAAttgaagtaaatgaaaacaaggag gcaaTATTGACTAATTTAAGTACAGTAAATCCTACGCAGCTGAATGGTGGTTGTTTTCAGCAACCTGTACCTCTGAAGCATGGAGATGTGTTAACTATTATTGATCGTTCTTTCAG aTTTGAATATCCTCTCCAATCAACTCCAAGAAAGAGACGTTCTAGATCTCCAAAAGATGAAACACTGCAG GTTCTTCATGTTCAGCAGGTGGCAGAAGTGGAATTACTACGCAAACAAACTTCAGGATCTAAAAGTCTTCATATTTCAG ATAATGCTgagtgtgaagaaaaaaatgccaatgaaaacaaacaaagtacagaggaaaatatttccaaaacttTACCCGTCAAACTACAAACACCCAAATCTTCACACAGAATACATCAATCTAGtaagaagcaaaatgaaatgtctCCCTTTAGTAAACTCtatgaaaaactgaaacatgAGATAACAGTGAAAAAATCTCTGCAAGAGGGAAATATATCTCAACGAGCTGCAAAAGAAGATGGTAAGAGTGTTCTGCTAGAACCAAATGCTCGAATTTCATCATCAAGTTTTGTTTATGACGTGGGAAGCCtgactaaagaaaaagaaataggcagaagtgaaaatgttgaagaatgtaaaataacaataaagCAAGAAGTGATCAGTTCAGAATGTAACCAGATCTCAGCTGTAGGAAGTGCTACCAAGAGGAGTTTTGCCAGAAGTCCTCGAACTTCAGTTTCAAAGGAGGTGTCCAGAGATGTTGGTAAAAGAAGCCACTTGCAGGATCATAAGGAACTAAGTACAGCAGGCAAATCTAAAGGTATTGAAGTTACAACCAAACCCAGTAAGGAGGATGATggaaatgcagcattttcacAGAAGCCGTGCTCTATAGAATGCTTGGATTATGCAgatcaaatgaaaatatacagCTCTGCAATAGCAGTAGATAAACTAACACAAACAACTAACACaacaaatgtttctgaagtAGATAAATATGTTCTGTCTATACCAACGCCCAGGAGGAAGAGTCCTCGGTCTCATTTCCTATCACCGAGCAAAGAAATTAGTGGAATGAATCCTGTAAATACTGATACTCCAACAACTGGACGCCGTGTGTCACTGAAACATAAGTCTCTTTCAGAAATTTCAGCcgaaactcaaagggaagattCAGTGTTCAGAAATGATAGCCTCAAACAACTGCCTttggcagaaaataaatgcttaaagCAAAGACGAAATAGTAAACAACATACCCCAGGGAAACCTTTAAAAGCAGAGGTGCTGAAAGAAATTTGTGATCAGGCAAACTTTGTTAACTCGCAAGAGGGACGTTCTGAAACTCCTGCCTCTTTTTCAAATTCCAAGAGTCCCAGAAGAAATGACAGGCAAAGTAAAGAATTATCAAACAAAAGTGTCCATCCAGAGACACTGGCTTTAGAAGAGTTGGCCTCAGAACTGGCATCTCCTGCTGGTCAGAAATCTGActctggaaggaaaaggggtAGGCCCAGGACCTCTGGACTGCTGACTGAAAAAGCATTAGAGACAAATGCCATTGAAGAAAATCACGATAAGACGACAGACAGAAAGGACAGTGGAACTGAAGAAGAGCTGGCCACAAAGGGGAATCACCAGAAACAAGGTTTGGAAGATGCCAGTGTTATGAGACCTCGTAGATTGTCATCCAAGAGGAGGTCTTCTGGAAGTGCTACTGTACTGAAAGACAATGAGGCTGTCTCAGAAGTGAATATTTCTGGCCTCTTGGCTGAAGAAGAGTCAG GTAAGACAAAAGGGATatctgagaagaggaaaagcgGTGACTTGTTACTTCAGcctttaggaaaaagaaagagagtgTCTTTTGGTGGTCATCTAAGTCCGGAACTTTTTGATAAAAGTTTGCCTCCCAACTCACCCCTTAAAAGAGGTGCGATTCCTGCAAGACTGAGTTTACCCTTTGGAAATTCACCACGTGCGGTTCTGAAAAAGGCTCAGGGATTGAAGCGCTTTGCAGTCCAG gaactttctgaacatttgcagaaagaaaaaatgtcaccAAAAAATTTGCCAAGCCAGAAGTCCCCAGCTGCCTCATCCCCTGCCTCTGGGAAGGCAACACCTAAATTTACTTTAGGTTCTCCAGCACCTTACACAAAAGGACGTTTCTCTATATCTCACATCACAACACCATTACCaattgcagaagagaaggatgCTCTTGCAGAAGACATGaatatgaaggagaaaaatggtgCCCAAGTGAAAACACCTGAATCTTCTCACATTAACCAAGATGATAAAACCTTTTCAACAGCTACACCTGACAAATTAACAAGAAGTGCACAACTCGCTCTGAAGGTCACTCCCATGAAGAGGAGAAGTGGGTCTGTAGCAGTTATCAATGCAAAAAGGAGAAGTGGTGCCTCTAGTGCCAATTTACTAG ttGCAAAATCTTGGGCAGAAGTGGTGAAATTAGGTGTTGCAAGACCACAGTCAAAGACTGTTAAAAAAAGCGTCCAAAAAGGAAGACACGTAAAGAAGATAACTCAATCACCAAAg actccagtaagaaaaataaaaggtcatTTTAGTACAGGTCATGCAGAGTCACCTGCTACAATAGTTGTAGGTAGAGCTTATTCAACCACAGTCAGAACGGCCGGACGGGTGCCTAAAGTGGTAAAAAATCCTATCTTAAAGCTAAACATGAATATGGACGAAAGCTTCACAG GAATGACTGAAATGTTCCAAACTCCAGAAAATAAGAGTGGAAAAACATTACCTTTGGCCACTGTTCAGAAGATTGATTTTACACCAACATGTACTGCAGTGGAAATTTCTGAATTGCAGACTCCTGAAGAATCTG GAGAGATGATGGTGTCACCATTAAATAGTTCAGATGCTTCAGAACAGACACAAGATAATCCAGGCATTTGTCACTTTCTGAGAGAGGAAGAGTCTCTAAAGTCTATGTTTGATGCAATACCCACAAAAActcctgaaaacagaaaagttacactggaagaaaatattagtgTGGATAGTTTGTCAGTAATTCCAGATAAACAAGCATCTCGGATTAAATCAAGAAGTAAAAGGAGGACTCCAAAGCAGAAGTCAGAGCCTGTGGAGGCCTTGTCAGGCATCAAGCAGCTTTTGAGGACCCCAAAGCAAAGGTCAGAACCAGTAGAAACCTTGTTGGGTGTCAAGGAGCTCATGAAGACCCCGAAGCAGAAGTCAGAGCCTGTGGAGGCCTTGTCAGGCATCAAGCAGCTTTTGAGGACCCCAAAGCAAAGGTCAGAACCAGTAGAAACCTTGTTGGGTGTCAAGGAGCTCATGAAGACCCCGAAGCAGAAGTCAGAGCCTGTGGAGGCCTTGTCAGGCATCAAGCAGCTTTTGAGGACCCCAAAGCAAAGGTCAGAACCAGTAGAAACCTTGTCGGGTGTCAAGGAGCTCATGAAGACCCCGAAGCAGAAGTCAGAGCCTGTGGAGGCCTTGTCAGGCATCAAGCATCTCCTGAAGACACCAGAGCAAAAGTCTGAGCCAGTCGAGGTCCTATCAGGCATCAAGCAGCTCATGAGGACCCCGCAGCAGAAGCCAGAACCAGTTGAAGTCCTGTCAGGCATCAAGCGGCTCATGAGGACCCCACCGCAAGAGTTGGAACCTGTTTCAGATGAAATTGCCTTTAAAAGATTGCTGAAGACTCCAGTACAACAAAGGGAAGCAGTAAAAGATGTGGCAGGTGTTACTTTAATCAAGAAAACTCCAAAGCTGAAATATCAACCAGTAGAAGACATGATTGGGGTTAGCCGTATTTTcaagtcaccaaaggaaaaagttGAACCCATAGAAGATATGTTTGGTATTAGCAGATTAGTGAAGACTCCGAGAGAGAAGTATCAACCAGTTGATGATTTTGTGGGTCTGCAAAAGCTTATGGCAGAACCCAGGCAGAAATGTTCCGATTTTGAAGTGGACTATGTTGGAGTTAAGGAAATGTTTGGTATACCAGAGGAAGTGAag GTCAGATCAGTAAATGCTATGGATTCTAAGCAAAAAGATACTGCACCTCCTTGTACTAATTCCAGTCACAACTATG ATAAAGGCAATACTTCACAAGATGAAGATTCTCAACAGAAGGAATCTACTAGTGAAGACCAGTCTACCCAGAGATCAACAAGGGGCAGATCAAGGAAGACAGTACATCCTGCTTCAGCAAAGCAGTGTGACAAGAActtgaatttaaaagaattgcAAGGTGTGGAAAACAAGAGCGCCCAAGAGGAGATGGGACAGATCAGTACTTCAGTAgctaaaaacaaagcaagaggaaggagaacaAACCGTTGCATACAAGAAGAGATTGTTTCAAAGCACCCTGATCAAGAAAAAGTTGAAACTCTTTTGTTTGTGGAACCAGGTGGAGCTACTCAAAGACCAGGAAGAGgtaaaagaaaagaactgaAGGAGTTAAAACCTCCAAGTGTGAATCTTGAGTCTTGTGGCAAAGATTCTTCAGTTCAACGAGAAAAACCTGCAAATATGGAACAGACTTTGCAGGCATATGGCATCAATGACATATTAGAAACTGAAGATGATGCAACAGTAAGTGTATCGAGTagcattcaaaatgaaaactgtcAACTGcaaacaggtttaaaaaaacctgaaaacaaatcTAATGAAGGTGGTGTAAAAGACAGTGAAGAAATGCTTCTGTCACCTAGGAAGAGGTCTAGaggagcaaaaaaagaaaacacagaaccaCTTATTCCACctaaaagaggaagaagagctaGAATTGACCAAGGTAAACAAGCTTCTTCAGAGGACCTTCATGGGACAACAAGAAAGCTTCGTAAAGACCCATCAGCAAAGATGATACAGAGAGATGAACAGAGTTTAGACAAAAATACTGAGACTGCCATAGCAGAAGAATCTGAAAACAGAACTAAACTTGAAGTAAAGATGACAGAGAAAAGAGTTAAGTCTTTAAGAAGTGCTAGAAAGCACTCAACTGAAGTAAAAGCAGACATTTGTGGGATGGCACttgaaaatatacaaaacattcagaaaaccAAGGAAACTTCACCTGAAAGGGATACTGAAACACAATCACACATCAAAAGCGAGATTAAAGTATCTCAGGGAGATGGAACAGAAAATGCTCAGGAAAATACAACAGAGGCATCTCAAAGATTAAAGGCAGAATCACCTTCTGGAGAGACAAACAAAATGCCAGTTACTGCTCTGAACTTGGAAGCAAACAGCAGTGCAGTTCAAGAAACAAGCAGAACTAGAAACAGGAGAGGCAAAAATGactctttggagaaaaagaCTGATGAATTTGCCAAAGATGTAAACAAACTAGAATTAATTCCTCCCAAATTTAagtcagaaacagaaatggatGAATCTTCTCTCAAAGATTCTTTGGGCTCTGTTTGTGTCGAGAATACGTACCAAGTCACAAAGGACCAGAACAACCCAACTGGCACATCAATACGTGCTGCAAACAGTGACAGTCTTCCACGTAGCCATCCAAAGCGGACAAGAAACGAACAGGGAATacttaaagcaaagcaaactgaAATCCTGCAGGAGAATCAAGCGCAAAACAGTGGAACTGCATGTAGAAGAGGTAGAGGTAGAAAAGCTAATTTTGAACTTGAAGAAGCCAGTTCCAAAGCGAGTGGAGGAAAAAGTAGTTTACCTGAGGATGACAAAGGAATAACTTGCAAAGATGGTCAACATGAGGCTTCAGAAAATCCTTCTTCACAAGTaaggaggagcagaagaaagcaaactgaTTCCATTCCACAAATAGCTTGTTCTAcctttacagaaaaacaaacgTTAATTGCAGATCATAGTAAAGATGAGGCTTCTGTAAAAGAGCAAGATTCAGCTTTGGAAGCTACTCCCTCTTCAACAGAAGACAATCCACAGGGACGAGGGAAAAGACAAGAGGTTGCTGCAGCATCACAAACATCTAGATCTCTTTCTATCGGAAAAAGACGTGGGTTGCTAGAAGGTGATGAAAAAAAGACGACTGAGCGAGAAGATCAAAATCCAGCTTTGGGAAATAAAACTTTGCAGGCAAAAGCAAATGCATCAGCAagggacaaaaggaaaaagattgaTCTAGCAGCGGAGGCAAAAAGTTCATCTTCTCTCCAGAGAAAACGTGGCTTGTCAGAAACTGATGATAAAGAGGAGAGTACtaatgaagaacaaaatatgCCTTTGGAAACAGTGTCCTGTACAAAAGAGAAGCCATTAGGAAggggcagaaggaaagaaactgttCTGGCATCACACACAACTAATTACATTTCTCTTAGAGGAAAACGTGGTTTGCCAGCAGATAATGGTAGAGAAGAAGCTCCTAAAGAAGATCAAAATGTTCCAAATCAACggagaaaaggcagaagaaaagaaattgcccTCTTAGAAGCCCCAAGTTCTACTTCTAGTCAGGGAAAACAGGGCTTATCAAAAGAAAGTAGTAGAAAGAATAACGATGGGGAAgcaaaaaagctgattttggaAAATTCTGCTTCCCAAGAAAAAAGGGATCCTTCAAAAGAGAACTCGAGGCAAACAATCACTTCAGCAGCTGTTACTTCCACCTCACTTCAAGGTTTGCCAGAAGatggtaagaatgaaactcCTGAAGAACAACAGAGTATACCTTTGGAAGTAGCTCtatctgcaaaagaaaatccatCAAGAGtgggcagaaggaaaacaacttCTTCCAAATCTGAAGAAACTAGTTCTACTTTTCTCAGGGAAAAACCTGGCTTGCCCAAAGATAGAGGTCAAAAGAGGATTCTTAAAGTAGAAGAAGATGCATCTCTAGAAAATAATTCATCCCAGGAAAAAACAAGGCAATTGAGGAGTACAAGGAAAAGGGTACAATTCACATCAGAGGCAGCTGCTACTACTTCTCTCCATAAAAACGGTGACTTGCCAGGAAATGTTAACACTTTAGAAACTCAAAATGGGTGTTTGGCGTCCACtggttctgaaaaaaataatcagtctGGAAAAGAAGAGGCTAACCCTGTACAACAGGCAACTTCCACTTCTCGCAGAAGAAAATGTCTGTTGCCAGCAGATAACTTAGCATCCAAAAGGTTAAAATCAG AGAATGATGAAAATAGATCactccaaaaaggaaaaagaaacaaatctaaAGAAGAACTTGGTGAAGAGGATGTAAGAGCTACTTGGACTGCTGGTGGGACAGACAGGAAGACACGATCAAGCACAAGAACAAGtgcaagaacaagaaaatag